A genomic region of Hydrogenovibrio crunogenus contains the following coding sequences:
- the atzF gene encoding allophanate hydrolase: MDCRISQLQTSYESGELTPRKLVATLRQQAREYADYNLFTHLLTEQELEFYLTRLESTDPNSLPLWGIPFVIKDNIDLEGIPTTAACKEFAYMPKQSATVVQLLIDAGAIPLAKTNMDQFATGLVGTRSPYGVCHNAFDFDMISGGSSSGSAVALSLGLCSFSLGTDTAGSGRVPAAFNNLIGLKPSKGLLSTSGVVPAVRSQDVVSIFALNAQDAYTVFDTAAQPDSTDDFSRTEITLTPPAWPTKPVIGIPDKNSLIFNDDAKAEANFIETIKTLKTLGFEIKEIDFQPWLETAKLLYGGAWVAERYAAIESFFEANESVLDPTVGNIIAGARNLSAVDAYKGSYALQKAQNETQSIWKTVDCLLTPTTPTIFSIEEIESDPIGLNSILGTYTNFMNLLDYAAVAMPTGFRADQMPTGITLFAPAGSDRKLLQLTDELHAHFVDVAGAKKTPLPTANSSLFQTPDTIPLAVVGAHLTDFPLNTQLTERGAQLLKTTQTAPKYRFFELAGGPILKPGLVKDDSKGSSIEVEVWAMPKQHLGSFLALIPSPLGLGKVELIEGDQVVGFICEPYGIEGATEITETGGWRNWMQQKNPPK; encoded by the coding sequence ATGGACTGTCGTATCTCTCAATTACAAACAAGCTATGAGTCAGGGGAATTAACCCCCCGAAAACTGGTCGCGACGCTAAGGCAACAAGCACGGGAATATGCTGATTACAACCTGTTTACTCATCTATTGACTGAACAGGAACTGGAATTTTATCTAACTCGGCTGGAATCGACTGACCCGAACAGTCTGCCACTTTGGGGGATTCCATTTGTCATAAAAGACAATATTGATTTGGAAGGCATTCCCACCACGGCGGCCTGCAAAGAATTCGCTTATATGCCTAAGCAATCAGCCACTGTGGTGCAACTTTTGATTGATGCCGGCGCAATTCCTCTCGCCAAAACCAATATGGATCAATTTGCAACGGGTCTGGTGGGGACACGCTCACCTTACGGGGTTTGTCATAACGCATTTGATTTCGACATGATTTCAGGCGGTTCCAGTTCAGGGTCGGCCGTGGCGCTGTCTTTAGGGTTGTGCAGTTTTTCACTCGGCACCGATACAGCGGGGTCCGGTCGTGTACCAGCAGCGTTTAATAACTTGATTGGTCTAAAACCCTCGAAAGGACTGTTAAGCACATCTGGAGTCGTCCCAGCGGTGCGTTCTCAAGACGTGGTGAGCATCTTTGCCTTAAATGCACAAGACGCTTATACCGTTTTTGACACCGCAGCTCAGCCAGATTCAACCGATGATTTCAGTCGAACGGAAATCACCTTAACGCCTCCTGCATGGCCAACAAAACCGGTGATTGGTATTCCTGACAAAAACAGTTTAATCTTCAATGATGATGCAAAAGCTGAAGCCAATTTTATTGAGACCATCAAAACACTCAAAACACTTGGATTTGAAATCAAAGAAATTGATTTTCAGCCTTGGCTGGAAACCGCTAAATTACTGTATGGTGGTGCTTGGGTTGCGGAACGTTATGCTGCTATTGAGTCCTTTTTTGAAGCCAATGAATCTGTACTTGACCCTACAGTCGGCAATATCATTGCCGGGGCAAGAAATCTCTCCGCAGTGGATGCCTACAAAGGCAGCTATGCCTTACAAAAGGCGCAAAATGAAACGCAGTCCATCTGGAAAACCGTAGACTGTCTTTTAACGCCAACCACCCCCACTATTTTCAGTATTGAGGAAATCGAGTCTGATCCAATCGGGTTAAATTCGATACTCGGCACCTACACCAATTTTATGAATCTGCTGGATTATGCCGCCGTGGCCATGCCAACAGGATTCAGAGCCGACCAGATGCCAACCGGCATCACTTTGTTCGCTCCAGCTGGAAGTGACCGCAAGCTATTACAGTTGACTGATGAACTTCATGCTCATTTTGTTGACGTGGCTGGCGCTAAAAAAACCCCTCTTCCCACTGCGAACTCAAGCCTTTTTCAAACACCCGATACCATTCCATTAGCGGTGGTCGGTGCCCACCTCACCGATTTTCCGCTAAACACTCAATTAACTGAGCGTGGAGCGCAATTATTGAAAACCACTCAAACCGCGCCCAAATATCGTTTTTTTGAACTGGCTGGCGGTCCTATTTTAAAACCCGGTTTAGTCAAGGATGACTCAAAAGGAAGTTCCATCGAAGTCGAGGTTTGGGCGATGCCGAAACAACATTTAGGGTCTTTTCTCGCATTAATCCCCTCTCCATTAGGGCTCGGAAAAGTAGAACTGATCGAGGGCGATCAAGTGGTGGGGTTCATTTGCGAACCTTATGGCATCGAAGGCGCCACTGAAATCACTGAGACGGGCGGTTGGCGAAACTGGATGCAACAGAAAAACCCTCCTAAGTAA